The Stratiformator vulcanicus genome has a segment encoding these proteins:
- a CDS encoding DUF1592 domain-containing protein gives MSSARSDANRSQSLKQAALSKLEEFDRAGYDRDRTAKAIRSKIDEYRGSGLSDAEVIAKLAALRPPKKKQAEQRERSDGAASPRPAPPSTARSKAGKRKTKSGSTSKSKFVLLGGGVLVLGLLATGGVIAATLSSGDAAPSVANNNEDVPTDSAGSAVATLESEGVGPVEPVSSEVSDSSTAGSSRPVAGLTNSPADGSSTILASNSPSGVNLADAGLASNPNDVAKARQILSKFCVDCHGPDAQEGDLRIDNLSVRFDQREAAAAWIEIRDRMNLGEMPPEGSDKPEVHEVEFLSGWIAEELRRAERAALSRGGKVVLRRMSRQEYTNTIRDLLHMKFTPGNSPMDFLPPDGTAEGFDKLSLALMVDPSLLATYYEVAGRVADNAIVEGPPDFPTETLRMEFEEIAENRAINYLCRRPSFDCREVDIIVMEGSTRSFARLKYPDTNKSIATDGFYRVTVRAAADPGASSEPVVMRVSQGHPDDSKQEIMELRVTNPPTDYQDYTVVLPRDTLGGEWNVSIKNGTGFTSYSPINQQIQEATEAESSDRLSKKKDFNAVLRADSRMILEGAVTFRGRPAFGPEKIPELRKLYLDYIEIEGPLYDQWPPKSHEELFFKGESATEDIAYVREMFTRFLPRAWRRPVAAEEINPIVVIVEQELKNGLAFTEAVEVGIAAVLTSPNFIYIAEPNSNPSQRDLNNFEIANRLSYFLWSSMPDDELFDLAENGRLSDRDVLTAQIDRMLADPKIEGLVEGFAAQWLRTDTFRNFTPDKYKYKSYNPKLGEAMVEEPLAFFREILANDLSTLNFIDSDFTMANERLAKHYGIEGVSGEKFRKVSLSADSMRGGLLAMAGVAMAGADGDRTKPVSRGVYVREVLFNDPPDPPPPNAGEIEPNIKGKNLTVRERLLQHQEIESCAACHRTLDPYGLALENFNVIGDWRDNQDGEGFRGNNAPPIVVESKLPNGEHFSSFEQFRDLLLKQDDRFRRGLTEKMLIYALGRPVEPTDNGTIENIVAQMRSENSTFRSLIKGIVTSEQFLKK, from the coding sequence ATGAGTTCTGCCCGATCTGACGCGAATCGGTCACAGTCGTTGAAGCAAGCGGCTTTATCGAAGTTGGAAGAGTTCGATCGGGCGGGTTACGACCGCGATCGGACTGCCAAGGCGATTCGGTCCAAAATTGACGAATACCGCGGCAGCGGCCTTTCCGATGCGGAGGTCATTGCGAAACTCGCGGCGCTTCGCCCGCCGAAGAAGAAGCAGGCTGAGCAGCGCGAACGCAGCGACGGTGCTGCGTCTCCAAGACCAGCGCCACCGAGCACTGCGCGGAGCAAAGCCGGGAAACGCAAGACAAAGTCGGGAAGCACTTCGAAGTCCAAGTTCGTATTGCTCGGCGGTGGTGTCCTAGTACTTGGCTTGCTTGCCACTGGTGGCGTCATTGCAGCGACCTTATCCTCCGGCGACGCGGCCCCCTCCGTTGCCAACAATAACGAGGACGTGCCCACCGATTCCGCAGGCAGCGCGGTTGCAACGTTGGAGAGCGAGGGAGTCGGACCCGTTGAACCGGTTAGCAGTGAGGTCAGTGATAGCTCGACCGCCGGTTCATCACGGCCAGTCGCCGGGTTGACGAACTCGCCGGCCGATGGGTCCTCAACAATTCTGGCTTCGAACTCGCCGAGCGGCGTAAATTTGGCTGACGCCGGGTTAGCATCGAACCCGAACGATGTGGCCAAAGCGCGGCAAATTCTTTCGAAATTCTGTGTCGACTGTCACGGACCTGACGCGCAGGAAGGCGATTTGCGAATCGACAACCTTTCAGTTCGCTTCGATCAGAGGGAAGCGGCTGCGGCTTGGATCGAGATTCGGGACCGCATGAATTTGGGTGAGATGCCTCCCGAAGGGAGCGACAAGCCCGAAGTTCACGAAGTCGAGTTTCTGTCGGGTTGGATCGCTGAAGAATTGCGGCGAGCCGAGAGGGCGGCCCTGTCCCGCGGAGGTAAGGTTGTGCTCCGCCGAATGAGCCGGCAGGAATACACCAATACGATCCGCGATCTGCTCCATATGAAGTTCACGCCGGGCAACAGTCCGATGGACTTTCTTCCGCCGGACGGCACCGCCGAAGGCTTCGACAAACTGAGCCTCGCCCTGATGGTCGACCCGTCATTATTGGCGACCTATTACGAGGTCGCCGGCCGCGTCGCAGATAACGCAATCGTCGAAGGGCCGCCCGACTTCCCGACCGAAACACTTCGGATGGAATTCGAAGAAATCGCCGAGAATCGGGCGATCAATTATCTGTGCCGACGACCGAGTTTCGATTGTCGCGAAGTCGACATCATTGTCATGGAAGGCTCGACCCGATCCTTCGCGCGGTTGAAGTACCCCGACACCAACAAATCGATCGCGACGGATGGGTTTTATCGTGTGACGGTTCGGGCTGCGGCGGATCCCGGAGCGAGTAGTGAGCCGGTCGTGATGCGCGTCTCACAGGGACACCCGGATGACTCCAAGCAGGAGATCATGGAACTGCGTGTGACCAACCCGCCGACCGATTATCAGGACTACACCGTCGTCCTGCCGCGGGACACGCTCGGTGGCGAGTGGAATGTTTCGATTAAGAACGGGACCGGATTCACAAGTTACAGCCCGATTAATCAGCAAATCCAGGAGGCGACCGAGGCCGAGTCGAGCGACCGACTTTCCAAGAAGAAAGATTTCAACGCGGTCCTTCGAGCCGACTCACGAATGATTCTCGAAGGAGCAGTGACCTTCCGCGGGCGGCCCGCATTCGGGCCGGAGAAAATTCCGGAATTAAGAAAGCTTTACCTCGACTACATCGAGATCGAAGGCCCGCTCTACGACCAGTGGCCGCCGAAAAGCCACGAGGAATTATTCTTTAAGGGCGAGAGCGCGACCGAAGACATCGCCTATGTGCGAGAAATGTTCACGCGATTTCTCCCGCGAGCTTGGCGTCGCCCGGTTGCTGCCGAAGAGATTAATCCGATCGTCGTGATCGTTGAGCAAGAATTGAAGAACGGTCTGGCCTTTACCGAGGCGGTCGAGGTCGGTATTGCGGCTGTGCTGACTTCGCCGAATTTCATTTATATCGCTGAGCCGAATTCGAATCCGAGTCAGCGAGATCTGAACAACTTCGAAATCGCCAACCGGCTGTCCTACTTCTTGTGGAGCAGTATGCCGGACGACGAACTGTTCGACCTCGCCGAAAACGGTCGGCTCTCCGATCGCGATGTCCTGACCGCACAGATCGATCGGATGCTCGCCGACCCGAAGATCGAAGGCCTCGTCGAAGGGTTTGCGGCTCAGTGGCTCCGCACGGACACCTTCCGCAACTTTACGCCAGATAAATACAAATATAAGAGCTACAACCCCAAGCTGGGTGAAGCGATGGTCGAAGAGCCGCTCGCCTTCTTTCGCGAGATTTTGGCGAACGACCTCAGTACGCTCAATTTCATCGATTCCGACTTCACAATGGCGAATGAACGACTCGCGAAGCACTACGGGATTGAGGGGGTTAGTGGTGAAAAGTTCCGAAAGGTTTCACTGTCCGCCGATTCAATGCGTGGCGGTCTGCTCGCGATGGCGGGTGTTGCCATGGCCGGTGCCGATGGCGACCGGACCAAGCCGGTCTCACGCGGCGTCTACGTGCGCGAGGTGCTTTTTAACGACCCGCCCGATCCGCCACCGCCGAACGCCGGGGAAATTGAGCCGAACATTAAGGGCAAAAACCTGACGGTCCGCGAACGGCTCTTGCAGCACCAGGAAATTGAAAGCTGTGCGGCCTGTCACCGCACGCTCGACCCTTATGGATTGGCGCTGGAGAACTTTAACGTCATCGGTGACTGGCGCGACAATCAAGACGGTGAAGGCTTTCGCGGAAACAATGCGCCGCCGATCGTGGTTGAGAGCAAGCTGCCCAACGGCGAACACTTTTCCAGTTTCGAACAGTTCCGAGATCTGCTGCTTAAACAGGACGATCGTTTCCGACGTGGCCTGACCGAGAAGATGCTGATCTACGCACTCGGTCGGCCGGTCGAACCGACCGACAACGGCACGATCGAAAATATCGTCGCTCAGATGCGTTCGGAGAACTCGACGTTCCGGTCCTTAATTAAAGGGATCGTAACGAGCGAGCAGTTCTTGAAAAAATGA
- a CDS encoding DUF1552 domain-containing protein has product MRSIKRFRLDRRTFLRGTGVAVGLPYLEAMMPSTALSSPNPEITPRMAMFYFGTGMNMRQFYPEGTGYDAKMSRILKPLEKQRGDFTVFSNTWLEHGGGHDGAYPFATGIPRGEKQILSPDQIVAQVHGQYTRFPSLQMSVKKGTGFGSQALATLSWNEQGVPLAAENDPKSLFDKLFRPDSEEDKANRSNEFRQRGSVLDMIMDDSKRLEGKLGKADQEQLDQYLNSIREMEKTLARDIDWADRPKPQPKLSDYGDYSKSMDGDKADVEGNGKFLYDTYGKLMYDLIALAFQTDSTRAITYVVRTELAGGVYPEFGVSKGYHSLTHHGNDPQNLEELAKVDTIYMQHWSHFLDRLRGIKDGDGTLLDHTMLGFSSGMGIGHSKEILPTVLSGGSGLGIQHQTHLELKDKTPLSSLWRTMVDRMGVPVEGDFQDSNGVIKEVLS; this is encoded by the coding sequence ATGCGTAGCATTAAAAGATTCCGCCTCGACCGCCGCACGTTTCTACGCGGAACCGGCGTGGCCGTCGGTCTGCCCTATCTCGAAGCGATGATGCCTTCGACCGCGCTGAGCAGCCCGAATCCCGAAATTACGCCGCGGATGGCGATGTTTTATTTCGGCACCGGAATGAACATGCGGCAGTTCTATCCGGAAGGCACCGGCTATGACGCCAAGATGTCGCGAATTCTTAAGCCGCTCGAGAAGCAGCGCGGTGACTTCACCGTCTTCTCAAACACGTGGTTGGAACACGGTGGCGGCCATGACGGGGCCTATCCGTTCGCCACGGGCATTCCCCGAGGGGAAAAGCAGATCCTTTCGCCCGACCAAATCGTCGCGCAGGTCCACGGCCAATATACACGCTTCCCGTCGCTTCAGATGTCGGTCAAGAAGGGGACCGGTTTCGGCAGCCAAGCCCTCGCGACCCTCTCCTGGAATGAGCAGGGGGTGCCGCTCGCGGCTGAGAATGATCCCAAATCCTTGTTCGACAAACTCTTTCGGCCCGATAGCGAAGAGGACAAGGCGAACCGCTCCAACGAGTTCCGCCAGCGCGGCAGCGTGCTCGATATGATCATGGACGATAGTAAACGGCTGGAAGGCAAACTCGGCAAGGCGGACCAGGAGCAACTCGACCAGTATTTGAACTCGATTCGCGAAATGGAGAAGACGCTGGCACGCGACATCGACTGGGCCGACCGTCCTAAACCGCAGCCGAAACTCTCCGACTACGGCGATTACTCGAAATCGATGGACGGCGACAAAGCGGATGTCGAGGGGAACGGGAAGTTCCTTTATGACACCTACGGCAAGCTGATGTACGACCTGATCGCGCTGGCGTTCCAAACCGACTCGACCCGGGCGATCACCTACGTGGTTCGTACCGAGTTGGCGGGTGGCGTCTATCCGGAGTTCGGCGTCTCGAAGGGCTACCATTCGCTGACGCACCACGGCAACGATCCCCAGAATCTCGAGGAACTCGCCAAGGTCGACACAATTTATATGCAGCACTGGTCGCACTTCCTTGACCGGCTTCGCGGTATTAAGGACGGCGATGGCACACTGCTTGATCACACCATGCTCGGTTTCTCCAGCGGCATGGGCATCGGGCACAGTAAAGAGATCCTGCCGACCGTCCTGTCGGGCGGATCAGGTCTCGGCATCCAGCACCAGACTCATCTGGAATTAAAGGACAAGACGCCGCTGTCATCGCTGTGGCGAACGATGGTCGACCGCATGGGCGTGCCCGTCGAAGGCGACTTCCAGGACAGCAACGGCGTCATCAAAGAAGTCTTAAGCTGA
- a CDS encoding formylglycine-generating enzyme family protein: MVKHSTLFCGIAIFTVVLVCRPAAAQVRPGSVSENTVGMEMVAIPPGEFGMGESDQSGLERDHPWSVTIPGNTTNNERPQHRVRISKPFDVAKHEVTVGQFKQFVDATGHVTDAEKNDGALGFDPTGEKHTERLRVDKKFSWKNPGFEQDDQHPVVCVSWHDANAYCKWLSEKEGKTYRLPTEAEWEYCARAGTKTWYSWGNDPDLAYEHGNVGDATLEKAHPQTVSYQRTASLQGDGDGHLYTAPVGSMKPNPAGLLDMHGNVWEWCSDKFQLAYYQELVKPLSRKEKTTHVFEDPTGPKTTPQHEHGDWRSIRGGSWYTAPYMTRSAARGFANAPDAFCYVGFRVIKER; the protein is encoded by the coding sequence ATGGTGAAGCATTCAACCCTGTTCTGCGGCATCGCGATTTTCACAGTCGTGCTCGTCTGCCGTCCGGCCGCAGCTCAAGTTCGTCCCGGTAGCGTGTCGGAGAACACGGTGGGCATGGAAATGGTCGCCATCCCGCCGGGTGAGTTCGGGATGGGAGAGAGCGATCAGTCCGGGTTGGAACGGGATCACCCCTGGAGCGTGACGATCCCCGGCAACACGACCAACAACGAACGCCCGCAGCATCGAGTCCGTATCTCTAAGCCCTTCGACGTCGCCAAGCATGAGGTAACGGTCGGGCAGTTCAAGCAATTCGTCGACGCCACCGGCCATGTGACCGACGCCGAAAAAAATGACGGAGCGCTCGGCTTTGATCCGACGGGCGAAAAGCACACGGAACGCTTACGAGTCGATAAGAAATTTTCGTGGAAAAACCCCGGCTTCGAGCAGGACGACCAGCACCCGGTCGTCTGTGTCAGTTGGCACGACGCGAACGCCTACTGCAAATGGCTCAGTGAGAAGGAAGGCAAAACCTATCGCCTGCCGACCGAGGCCGAATGGGAGTATTGTGCGAGAGCCGGTACCAAAACGTGGTACTCCTGGGGCAACGATCCCGACCTTGCTTACGAGCATGGCAACGTCGGCGATGCGACGCTGGAGAAAGCTCATCCTCAAACCGTTTCCTATCAGCGAACGGCCAGCCTGCAGGGAGACGGCGACGGGCACCTTTACACTGCCCCCGTCGGCAGCATGAAGCCCAACCCGGCGGGGCTGCTCGATATGCACGGCAACGTTTGGGAATGGTGCAGCGACAAGTTTCAACTCGCCTACTACCAAGAACTTGTGAAGCCTCTTTCTCGCAAAGAGAAGACCACGCACGTGTTCGAAGATCCGACGGGGCCAAAGACAACGCCGCAGCACGAGCACGGGGATTGGCGTTCGATACGGGGTGGTTCGTGGTACACGGCGCCCTACATGACCCGCTCGGCTGCGCGGGGATTCGCGAACGCGCCCGACGCGTTTTGCTACGTCGGCTTCCGCGTGATTAAAGAACGGTAG
- a CDS encoding class I SAM-dependent methyltransferase produces the protein MPSQTTRGHGLLEPLLARLRADKANALIDNEHRQGAILDIGCGTFPYFLTRTEFERKVGVDRFTDGVPDETISGIELHRTESESETHLSFEDGNFNVVTMLAVFEHIPVEKLVALLNEVDRVLRPGGMFVMTTPAGFTQPILDMLAWLKLVSEEEIDEHEQTYSHRQINQVISETPLGCYEIERGSFEFGLNLWLKATKPMACEFAISEPRRAVQLAAA, from the coding sequence ATGCCATCTCAAACAACGCGCGGCCACGGTCTATTGGAGCCGCTATTGGCTCGGCTCCGGGCCGACAAGGCGAATGCGCTGATCGATAATGAGCATCGCCAAGGGGCGATTCTCGACATCGGCTGCGGGACGTTTCCGTATTTTCTGACACGGACCGAATTTGAGCGAAAAGTCGGCGTCGACCGTTTTACCGACGGCGTTCCGGACGAAACCATTTCAGGGATCGAACTCCATCGCACAGAGAGCGAAAGCGAGACCCACCTCAGCTTCGAAGACGGCAACTTCAACGTCGTGACGATGCTGGCCGTCTTCGAGCATATCCCGGTCGAAAAACTCGTTGCACTACTTAATGAGGTTGATCGGGTTCTGAGGCCCGGCGGTATGTTCGTGATGACCACGCCCGCGGGCTTCACTCAGCCGATCCTCGATATGCTGGCTTGGTTGAAGCTCGTCTCCGAAGAAGAAATCGACGAGCACGAGCAGACCTATTCTCATCGACAGATCAATCAGGTGATCTCCGAAACGCCTCTTGGCTGCTACGAAATCGAACGCGGAAGCTTTGAGTTCGGACTGAATTTGTGGCTCAAGGCGACGAAGCCGATGGCCTGCGAATTCGCCATCAGCGAGCCTCGGCGCGCGGTCCAGCTCGCCGCTGCCTGA
- the polX gene encoding DNA polymerase/3'-5' exonuclease PolX, translating into MQNPTIAEKLNDVADLLELEGANSFRVRAYRNAARTIESLTQSLSDMVERGEDLEELPNIGKDLAEKLTALVNEGELKQLQELKQRVPPGVLDVLRIDGLGPKKAATLWKELGVTDLDQLQAAAESGDVASLKGFGKKTAEKILANIDRVSDRRFLRVDARNMLEPILETLRAADGIDQVSPAGSYRRRRETVGDLDVLVTAKESKVAMDTLADHEIVVETLSRGDTKMRVRLENDLELDLRVVPEQSYGAAMHYFTGSKAHNVRVRRRGQERDLKINEYGVFRGDERIAGATEEEVFEAVDLRWIPPELREDRGEFEAAEAGELPDLIELSDIRGDLHMHTTASDGKNSIREMAEAAKQRGLDYIAITDHSKRVSMANGLDAKRLRKHWKEIDEINADLDGIEVLKGIECDILEDATLDLDDEVLSEGDWVIAVLHYGLKQPSKQIMKRLLAAIENPHVHAIGHPTGRILEKRPEAEIDFGEFFAAAKEHGVLLEINAGPERLDLDDVRAKAACEHGIPLVINTDAHSTRGLANMQLGVDQARRSWLTKSDVANTRTLKQFQKLLRKS; encoded by the coding sequence GTGCAGAATCCGACGATTGCCGAGAAACTCAACGACGTTGCCGACCTGCTCGAACTGGAAGGCGCGAACTCGTTCCGAGTGCGGGCCTACCGCAACGCCGCCCGCACGATCGAGTCGTTGACGCAATCGCTCAGCGACATGGTCGAGCGAGGTGAAGACCTCGAGGAGCTCCCCAACATCGGCAAAGACCTGGCTGAGAAACTGACGGCTCTGGTCAATGAAGGAGAGCTCAAGCAGCTTCAGGAACTCAAGCAGCGAGTTCCCCCCGGCGTGTTGGACGTCCTGCGGATCGATGGCCTCGGTCCGAAGAAAGCGGCGACGCTCTGGAAGGAACTCGGCGTCACCGACCTCGATCAGTTGCAAGCGGCAGCCGAGTCGGGCGACGTGGCCTCGCTCAAGGGCTTCGGCAAAAAAACCGCTGAGAAGATTCTGGCAAACATTGACCGCGTCTCGGACCGTCGCTTCTTGCGGGTCGATGCCCGAAACATGTTGGAGCCGATCCTCGAAACACTTCGCGCAGCCGACGGGATCGATCAGGTCTCGCCTGCGGGCAGCTATCGCCGGCGCCGAGAAACCGTGGGCGATCTCGACGTCCTTGTCACCGCCAAGGAATCGAAGGTGGCAATGGACACGCTGGCGGATCACGAGATCGTTGTCGAAACCCTCTCCCGCGGCGATACGAAGATGCGGGTCCGGTTGGAAAACGATCTCGAACTCGACCTCCGAGTGGTTCCCGAGCAATCGTACGGCGCGGCGATGCACTACTTTACCGGATCGAAGGCTCACAATGTGCGCGTCCGCCGCCGGGGCCAGGAACGCGACCTCAAGATCAATGAGTACGGCGTCTTTCGTGGAGATGAGCGGATCGCCGGCGCGACCGAGGAAGAAGTCTTCGAGGCGGTCGACCTGCGGTGGATTCCGCCCGAACTTCGCGAAGACCGCGGTGAGTTCGAGGCCGCCGAAGCGGGTGAACTGCCCGATTTGATCGAGCTGTCCGACATCCGCGGCGACCTGCACATGCACACGACCGCTTCCGACGGCAAAAACTCGATCCGCGAGATGGCCGAAGCCGCCAAGCAGCGCGGTCTCGACTACATCGCAATCACCGATCACTCCAAACGGGTAAGCATGGCCAACGGGCTGGACGCGAAACGGCTGCGCAAGCATTGGAAAGAAATCGACGAGATCAATGCCGACCTTGATGGAATCGAGGTTCTCAAAGGCATCGAGTGCGATATTCTCGAAGACGCGACGCTCGATCTTGACGATGAGGTACTCAGCGAAGGCGACTGGGTGATCGCAGTCCTGCACTACGGCCTCAAGCAACCGAGCAAGCAAATCATGAAGCGGTTGCTCGCGGCCATCGAAAATCCTCACGTCCACGCGATCGGCCACCCGACCGGTCGCATTCTTGAAAAGCGACCCGAAGCCGAGATCGACTTCGGCGAGTTCTTCGCCGCCGCGAAGGAGCACGGCGTTCTACTGGAGATTAATGCCGGCCCCGAACGGCTCGACCTTGACGACGTTCGCGCCAAAGCCGCCTGCGAGCACGGCATCCCGCTCGTGATCAACACCGACGCCCACAGCACGCGTGGTCTGGCCAACATGCAACTCGGTGTCGACCAGGCCCGCCGCAGCTGGCTGACGAAATCTGACGTCGCCAACACTCGGACGCTCAAGCAGTTCCAGAAGCTGCTGAGAAAAAGCTGA